The genomic segment GGAGAACCGGCATCGGTAACAGCCTGCAACGAATAGCCGTCGTAATTAAACAGACCATTGTTGCTACCGACCCACAACATGCCCAGGCTATCCTGCGCAAAGGAGTGTACCGTATTTGCGCTGGTTCCTAAGGAAATATTGCGAAAACGGGAATAGTCCGCAGATTGTCCAAAGACAGTACCGCTGAGCAGCGAACATAGCAACAAACAATAGAAATAGACAGATTGCATCATATACCGGTATGGTACAAACTTAATTATTTCTATTGACATACACACACCCTGCCTGCCCTTTACAGATCATGCACTAGCTTCGCCGGATGCCATGGCGGGTCTCTGCGCCAGCTCCTGCATCCAGTTATTGAAATCCGCATCCGAAGGGATTCCCAGTTTCTTTCGCAGTCTATTTTTCCGCACCTGTACCGCCCTGACGGTCACGAAGGTATATTCGGCGATATTTTTGGTCGTAAAGTTCAGAAAAGCCATGGCGCAAAACTCCAGTTCGGTGCTTCTGATAGTTGGATCCAAAGTTTTCAGGGCCTGTATAAACTCGGGATAAAGTTCAGTAAATAAAGCCAGGAACTCCGGATTATTGCTTTTTGTCAGCTCGAGCAGAGTAGCGAATTTATTTTCTCCGATCTGCTCGCTCAGTTCCCTGTTGATCGTTTCCGTTTCCTGCAGGGCCTCTTCCTTTTGGCCCAGCAACTTGCGGTTGTGTCTGACACGCCAGACAAAAAATGAGATCGCCACGACAAGCGATACCAGTGCAATGATTGAAATGGTAAGTGATTTAGTAACTTTCGTGGCAGATTCCTGATCTTTTAATTTCAGGATCTGGTTGAGCACCATATCCACGACCTGCCTATTTTCATTTTCCAGCGAATCATTGAGCCGGCTAAAAGCCAGTTCATATTCATTCGCTTTACCTTTGTCCAACTTATTGGTGCGGTAAAAATCCGCTAACTGCCTGTAAGAATACTTTATCCCATTTCTGCTGCCCATTTCCCGTTTACTTGCCAGGCTCTTTTCGTAAAAGGTTGCAGCTTTTTCTAAATTTCCTTTCTTTTCTTCCAAGTTACCCAACAAACTATACGTATTCAGAACAACTGGGATGTTATATTTCTTAACGAGGGCTAAGGACTTATCGAGATATTGTTGTGCCTGCTCAAAATCACCCCGCTTAATATACAACCGGCCCAGGTTATCATACACCACCAAATAGCGGAAGACTTCCTTCTTTTCATCATCCCCCCGCAACAGGTCCAGCTGAAGGCGGTTATATTTCTCTACGGAATCAAGCTGTCCGATCTGATCAAAAACAGTACTAAGATTTTCATAGGTAAACTGATAGGATTTTTTTTGCTTTTCGCCTGTCAGATTCCTGATCAGTCCTAGTTGCAAGCGAAACTCCCGAATTGCCTGCTGATACAACTTGAGCTCACCGTAGGCTCTTCCCCGCACCCGGTGTACTTCGGATTGCGCGAGAATATTTTCCCTGTAATATCTGGTGGTTTCAGTAC from the Sphingobacterium thalpophilum genome contains:
- a CDS encoding tetratricopeptide repeat protein, translated to MTLVKQKAHSWIAEGLVHVGLFKEGLKHLERTETTRYYRENILAQSEVHRVRGRAYGELKLYQQAIREFRLQLGLIRNLTGEKQKKSYQFTYENLSTVFDQIGQLDSVEKYNRLQLDLLRGDDEKKEVFRYLVVYDNLGRLYIKRGDFEQAQQYLDKSLALVKKYNIPVVLNTYSLLGNLEEKKGNLEKAATFYEKSLASKREMGSRNGIKYSYRQLADFYRTNKLDKGKANEYELAFSRLNDSLENENRQVVDMVLNQILKLKDQESATKVTKSLTISIIALVSLVVAISFFVWRVRHNRKLLGQKEEALQETETINRELSEQIGENKFATLLELTKSNNPEFLALFTELYPEFIQALKTLDPTIRSTELEFCAMAFLNFTTKNIAEYTFVTVRAVQVRKNRLRKKLGIPSDADFNNWMQELAQRPAMASGEASA